The following are encoded in a window of Nitrospira sp. genomic DNA:
- a CDS encoding DUF2461 domain-containing protein → MPTNQTGFLGFPKETFSFLSNLSSNNRKAWFDANKDRFRRVVEQPVQEFVSALCACLIHTFKDIKHLEGKVFRIHRDIRFSKDKRPYKTHIGIRFSNNASKNCMAPFFYVQLEAEKLLFAIGQKEFEGTTLDRYRAAVMDTETGRVLDAVVKKMRRDGASFQGEPLQKVPRGYPTDHVRADLLQLKGLYVENCLPVTTQVYGPEFMGMCLDQFAKGKPLYDWLKAL, encoded by the coding sequence CCTTCTCATTTCTTTCCAACTTGTCGTCTAATAATCGGAAAGCCTGGTTTGATGCGAACAAGGATCGATTCCGACGCGTGGTCGAACAACCGGTGCAGGAATTCGTTTCTGCCCTGTGCGCTTGCCTGATTCATACGTTCAAGGACATCAAGCATCTGGAAGGCAAGGTCTTCCGGATCCATCGAGATATTCGGTTCAGCAAGGACAAGAGGCCCTATAAGACCCACATTGGCATTCGCTTCAGCAACAATGCCTCGAAGAACTGCATGGCGCCATTTTTCTATGTTCAGCTGGAGGCAGAGAAGCTTCTCTTTGCTATTGGGCAAAAGGAGTTCGAAGGTACTACCCTAGATCGGTATCGTGCGGCGGTGATGGATACTGAAACGGGCCGAGTCCTCGATGCTGTGGTGAAGAAGATGCGACGCGACGGTGCAAGTTTTCAAGGAGAACCGTTGCAGAAGGTGCCTCGAGGATACCCCACCGACCACGTCAGAGCCGATCTCTTGCAGCTCAAAGGCCTATACGTCGAGAATTGTCTGCCTGTAACCACACAGGTTTATGGCCCGGAATTTATGGGAATGTGCCTTGATCAGTTTGCGAAAGGAAAGCCGCTGTACGATTGGTTGAAAGCACTTTGA
- a CDS encoding DUF2892 domain-containing protein, with product MNHTKRRIHDGIVGAVITLGITLGYSLHPAWLFLPGAIGVTLIQSAFTGFCPVHFLLEKACAPETEAGGLRGM from the coding sequence ATGAACCACACCAAGAGACGAATCCACGATGGGATCGTCGGGGCGGTGATCACCCTTGGTATCACATTGGGCTATAGCCTGCATCCGGCTTGGCTATTCCTACCTGGCGCGATCGGAGTCACTCTGATTCAGAGCGCATTCACCGGGTTCTGCCCCGTGCATTTCCTGCTGGAGAAGGCCTGTGCGCCGGAAACAGAAGCCGGCGGCCTCCGAGGCATGTAG